The following is a genomic window from Malus sylvestris chromosome 7, drMalSylv7.2, whole genome shotgun sequence.
GTgaacaattttgattatgatgTTTGTAcgataaaaatatattaattataaacaGGAAGACATGGGTATCACTATTCACCTCATTAAATATGTGAGTATAATGTCACGTCGTGTATAAAAAAAACCATAGCACTTTCACCCACCAACTGGTATATACTCTTGGAGCATTTTATCCTTTACGGTAGATGATACCTAccaatataattaattagccTAGCCTTAATAGGTGATCTTTTCTTTTGGACGTTTGCACAATAATTGATTGAAATGTTTTTAGATTTATATGTTTTGGCCTCATCGATTGTGTTCAGTCCCACCATGTGCGCGTAgagatgtatatatatatatatatattagccaAGTCTAATAAAACAGAGCAATCGTATAAGACGATCGATCGAAACGGTGCGTCCAGCAGAGCAGCAGCAGCATAGGATTCCATGCAAAGAGCCTTGAATACGCTTATCTACCAGCCACCAAACATgcatgatctctctctctctctctctctctcatactattaaaatctaaaaaaaaaaagtacaaaatatAAAGTATGGATTAGGATTACCAAATACCTCTCTCATACtattaaaatctaaaaaaaaaaagtacaaaatatAAAGTATGGATTAGGATTACCAAATACCAACCCGTCGTGATATTGAATTTTTCCACGTGAAGTGTCCCCTTCCTAGCTTGGTTTTCACCGTCAATCGATATACGAAAGTGATATATATTGACATAGGAGAAGAATAATGTTTGGCTACTCAAAGACAAGTAgtcttattttaaaaaatttcgtgTTTTATTTAcataattttgtgtttataatATGAACCATTTATATTATGAATCACTTTATAAAGGTCATTCtatcaaaaataaattaaaactaaggtcgttaAGTCAATCAACTATAGCAAATAAATAGATGGTTCGTAATGCTTTTACCATTTTCGCCCATTTGTTCGTAGACAATTTGATGTCTAAACGATCTTAATTTCAACTGATTTTTTGCTGACATGATCTTGATAAAGTGattcataatatgaacggttcatATCATAAACACGAACGTCCATGAATTAGAAACGAACAATTTTGAGTATGAGCTTCTACTCATtctttgagtagccaagtattattcatatgagaaatgctaaggagacaaTCTCAAAGTGAGACTCTTTATAGACTTTCTGCTGACTACCTcacaatttaacgttaattctcgtgccaatattataaataattgTACTAAAAGTACAAGGTGACAAAGAATCCATAGAAAATCCTACTTTCGAGAGTCTCTTTTAACATGAGAAACTTCTCATGAACATGCAAATAATATTCCCTTCACTACGTACCATACATTTTCCTAAATTTTCATGATTTATATAACATGGTTCCAATTTTGCCGAATGTCCCCGAAggtaatattatattatttgtaTGATATGATATGGTGCATGCATGTATCTTAATAGTTTAGATTCAAATCAGTTCAGAGCTACCTACAAATGAAACATGCACTACGTCTTAAGCACTGTCATAATTTGAGATCCAATTCATGAGATTCGAATCTTTAGAATTGTCTTGTTTGGTGTTTTTACCATTAGTCATTGTGTACGTTAACACTAATTCAACTTTTTTGGACTTTTGATGGTTATTATTATAATTGGTAGCCAAAGAAAAAAAGGGTGTTGTCAAGTTAAAATTGTTGTTTTGAGAGCATtggtaatatataattaatgagATTGTGTGTCTACAATTATTTAGATTAGCCATATTCAATCTTTAAATTTGTTAGAATATTTCAAGTTCAGATCTTATGAACGATGAATTtgaacaataataataatgagattGTATGTAGGCATGTGAGTTTGGTTGGGTATCGTTCTCAAGGCAAAAAATACGTACAGGTGTGGCTTCAATGTTACGTAGTACTTAATGATAGTGCTTTAGGCATTAgatttgatttccacaattattaggtcttttatttttaatcttaGTCAATTATTTTCTATATCACTTAATATTGAAGAAAAATCGAAAAATACATGTAATGCCTACAATTATATAAATCGAATCCAAAGAAGTGTTCACATGGCTTACTTTATATATGCTAGCTAGAAAAGTAATACATATTTGATCCTCTAAAATTGGTTGTCCTAATGGCCATACATATAAAGTATAAACGTATGCATATATTTACAGCACAATGGCTGTGTAGAGAGGTTAATCATGATTTTATCCTATGCAAAGTTTTATCATATGAGGTAATTAAACTAAGACAACAACATTCCGAATCTTGCctcgttcttttttttttaaaagagacCAGTTGGTGGTCTTCATCAATAGTCCATTCTTCTAGGGGTTGGAAGACTCAGAGAGACATTTCAGCATTTTGGTTACCGTCGTGTAATTTACAAGTGTCAAGAATGGCATGTGAAACATGACCTGGACTTCTCATTAACTACTGGGTCACTCCATGGCGGTCCCAATCTTACGTcgtttagtttttcttttctatattatattatttaaatattcagTACGTATGACTTTTTAcgtacacacatacatatatataagggatgtgatatccacacactctattttacttctcacatacctttttaattttcagccgtcggatcaaatgaattaaagaagatcaacatacataaattatcaatgggtgtatgagaagtaaaatggggtgtgtggataacacaccccaTATATAATAATAAGAAACCCATATGTTGCAATTTGCATGATACATCTCCATTTAGCAGACAAAATATAGTCACGAGAAAGCTCTGGAGCAAAGGTTCTTTCTTCAATCTAATTCTGTTTAGCCTTATTTAATTAATCAACTTTGTTAAGGAAAACTAAGTCAATTAGCAAAGGGGGAGGGAGGGACTAGTTTATTGTCTGCTTTGACTCGAATACAAAAGTCAGGTAACTTGTACCACATAAATTCACTGAGATTAATTCATTTGCATAAATTCACTGAGATTAATTCATTTGTTCATGTAAGTAAAAGTATCCATATTGTACGTAAAAAAGTTAATTTGAGTTAATAAATGGATACAGGAACCAATGGTGTAACATTaagggatttttttttcaaattttttaaagacGCATACTTAACTAAAACTATAGCGATATAAACTCTGcagtttgataaccattttattttcaatttttgttcacTTTCTTcgaaaactgaaaaataaaataaaatttatggaacaatagattttgttagattagatgttaaattagccgctagattttgttagattagatattaAATTAGCCGCCGACAGGATTGAACTCACACAGTCATGCAAAAGCTCAACTCATTTCCACCACTATAGTAAATGGTCACTTGCTTCGAAAACTGAAAATTGGATACtactttttgtgtgtgtgtataaaatCGCATAATTGCATGAAGATTTAAATCAGAGGCTTGCTTTCACCTGCAATCTCTTCATGAAGAAGCACATGTACTTTTGTTTACCTATGCCAAACACTAACCACTACTTTAAACCAACAGTTTTGCTCATCCACTTCACCCAAACACATCAAAAGGAGTTTGTTTCGGTTTTCCAGGCCATTACGATCTCGTAGCCATACTTTTATAGTGCTGACCATAAAATGCTTGAACAAGGTCCAACTGCTGCTAAACTAAAACATCCATCCATAAACTCGGCAAATGGTGGTAGATGAAGGAAGTTTGGGTTCTACTATCAAACCAACTGACAATATGGAGAGTAACCCCAACCCATGCAAGGTTTAATCCATTTGCGATGTGAGACTTTGTCCTTCACATTCTCACTAAAAACACCTGATTCTGGAAGGATGGCGAATCGGATCACAAATAATTACAAGAGAATGTGAATCCCTAAAATGTCACCAGAACAACCCTCTATCACAAGAGTGCAACTGTGCGAAAGACCATCCCGCAATTTTACGAATGTAAGCATGCAGAGTACTCGCAATGATAGCACAACCCATCAACCTAATAATCTTAACTCAGCAATGTCTCTCTAAAACAACATGGATGCCGCCGTTTGATGAGTAATGTACAAGAGATAATTAGAAATTTAGATTGTCGAGGAAAAGATGAAGCAACACATGAACCATGTCAAGTATGGAACAAGATAAAGCGATAATCTAGAGAAAGACCACACAATTAAGTAAGGATGAAATAACAAATGACTGGCATGTACATAACTCGTTGCTCACTCAGCACTAGCAAAATTTGAAACTATACTCTTAAGTTCATTCAGACCAGAATTTCACAAAGGCGTCTAAAAAAGCTTTAAATACATCCCAAAGTGGGTTACCTTCTGGTCTTTTGGACTTTTTAGATGCACCTTCCCATGATTCACTGCCCAAAGAAACAATTGACAAGAAAAATTAATCATCCTGAACAATCTTGTCaaatttcctagttttgtgaaGTAACTGAACTGGGTTTACAACATATACTTACAGATTAATTCTGTCTAAAGTTGGTTTGCTTCCCTTAGTCAAACTGCTGCTGGTCTGGACATCAACTTCATCTTCAACCACAAGCACCTCTTTGGTTTTCAACAGCTCGCTGCTACCACTGGTACCGTTGATATTCTTTGCATGTAAACTATCTGGAGCTTTATCAGCCTGTTAATATGCACCAACAATTTAACGTTTATTGGTCAATGAATCTGAAATTTCCACTCCAACAAGTTTTGAACAATAATAGGTATACCATTCTTCATATCATTGTTAAGGAAAACAGAGTTCTTCACTCAACATGGTATGGACAATCAAGTTTTTGCTATCGCTATTAATCTAAGAGACAATGGTACAACAGTAATAACATCATGGTTAGAACTAGATAATACGTATCACAATATGGATACTGAACACATCTAATCCACAATtgtgaaaattcaaaaacatgACAATATTGACAGTTCAGTTGTGAAGTTTGGTTGGTAATTATgacaaaaatgatgaaaatcTACACAAGAAGACATTCCAATTTAAAACTACCTTAGATCCCTCAGTCAGCTGGCTTTGTTCAAAGATCTCAGAGGTTGGAACATCTTTATGAGGTGATTTGACACTAAGGTCTGTGCTTCCTTTTTCATGCACAATACCTTCATTAAAGGTTGAGGAATTTGAGCTTTCAAGTGATGGATCTATGGCATGTCCTAGTGCTTCATCCACCGGGTTGGATTTGCTTTCAACCAATGGACTTGAAAGATTTATTGCTACATTATCATCCATGTTCTTCATGGAACTTAATCTATCCACTGGCGAACTATCAACACAAGCTGACTCCATCGCTCTAGTTCCTTTGTCCTCAGTAGACTTAGTCAAATCTGTTACTACTTGTAAACTTCTATCCAAGCTCTCAGGTTTCCTAGTTACTGGCTTTAATGGGAATGTCTCCACTATTACATCTGCTGCCACCTTAGGCCTAGATGTTGCCAGAACTTCTTCACCATTCTTCTTTGCTTCCATAGGTTCAACTGGTTGCGGCTCTGTACATGTTTGTACCTGCCTTTCTTTCACTTTCATATCTACCTCGCTGCCATTGATTTGTCCACTTCCAAAACTCTGATATTCAGGCTCAGTACAATGCTCATTAGAAACTATAGATTCAACAGCAACATGCTTCTCTATTTCCACTGGTCCATTTACTTCTAAATCTGTACTTTTCAGTTCATTAAATTCTCTGTCATTCACTTCTACTTGAGTACCGTTGATGATTCGCCCATTCTCAAACATCTGACGTTCAGGTCTAACTAAATGCCCATCAGAAGCGAAAACCAGTTCTTCAATTGCACCCTGATTTTGATTGGTGATGAACTGTGATTCATTTGATGACATTGACAAAGAATTTTGTGGTTCTGCAGCAATGGTTCCCAATGGATTGAGTTCCCAGAACTGATCAACAGTCTGCTCCTCTACAGTAAACTTAGCAGGACCAAGCACTCTATTCTCCTGGATTATATCTCGGACAATTTCTCGTACTGTGTAGAAAGATCCACCAACTTCTTTGTGGGTCAGATTAAGTGATGGGAAACTCCCATTGTTTAGTTTCTGGTACCTGTAAGCAAGACCATTAGACAGGCTGCACATTCTTTTCAGaaatcagaaattcaaaaatattaagATGGATGTGGAAgtcagtgttaaatgagcaagggtcgctgtatctccatcggcacccggatgcagtgttaaatgagcaagggggccatagaaacttcttttcgaacgactccactcaaagttgtttgggagcatatgctcctatcaactttac
Proteins encoded in this region:
- the LOC126628143 gene encoding uncharacterized protein LOC126628143; translation: MHSVKGSWVGQTFALAKNNESEGRRSRIRRSKEERKAMVESFIKKYQKLNNGSFPSLNLTHKEVGGSFYTVREIVRDIIQENRVLGPAKFTVEEQTVDQFWELNPLGTIAAEPQNSLSMSSNESQFITNQNQGAIEELVFASDGHLVRPERQMFENGRIINGTQVEVNDREFNELKSTDLEVNGPVEIEKHVAVESIVSNEHCTEPEYQSFGSGQINGSEVDMKVKERQVQTCTEPQPVEPMEAKKNGEEVLATSRPKVAADVIVETFPLKPVTRKPESLDRSLQVVTDLTKSTEDKGTRAMESACVDSSPVDRLSSMKNMDDNVAINLSSPLVESKSNPVDEALGHAIDPSLESSNSSTFNEGIVHEKGSTDLSVKSPHKDVPTSEIFEQSQLTEGSKADKAPDSLHAKNINGTSGSSELLKTKEVLVVEDEVDVQTSSSLTKGSKPTLDRINLESWEGASKKSKRPEGNPLWDVFKAFLDAFVKFWSE